A segment of the Phoenix dactylifera cultivar Barhee BC4 chromosome 15, palm_55x_up_171113_PBpolish2nd_filt_p, whole genome shotgun sequence genome:
TAGCTTCGATTTTTCGTCATCATCAGTTTTGCTTGATGCAATTAATCATGAAATGAACGATGATAAGATATTTATTGTTCAAGCCCATTATTTGTGTAGCTACTGCCCATGAAACTGATTATCCACATGAATGGGAGCAGACAATTGGTAAATGACTGCAATATGACTTATGAATTGCATTCCTTCAATTAATTGGAATGGAATGTAGAAATTCGTTCGCATGTGTTTTATATTGATGAGTGTGTAGTTGAAGGAACTAAATAGGAAGTACCCTTGTTCTAATTATCAAGGAGACAATGAATCAGATGTCACATATTAAAAGTCACTACCCTACCAACCCAAAAGGCATTGTATCTTTCCTCCATCtctcctaacacttcaacaaGCTACGTCGCAAATCTCTTTCATAAATTATTCTGTCGAACACTTCCCAGTTATTTAAGACACCTCCAAATCCCACCTATTTCAATGCAAGAACTTCAGCTTAAAACCCCCCTTGATTGCTTCACCTGCTGTGCCCAacacccccttctctctcttctctcctttaACTTGAGTGCGAAGCATAATACCACTTTAATCACTAGGAATTTCTTTTATATTCGCTATAATCCTTCCTAAAGATCAGATTGTTAAGTCCTCCAATTGCCTCAGCCTCTCCAAATCTGAAATCACTGAAAACCAACAGCATCCTTGGCCTTCCAATCAGAGAATGGGACGACACCCGTGCTGCGCCAAGCAGAAGGTAAGGAAAGGCCTGTGGTCAcctgaagaagatgagaagCTCTACAACCATATCACTAGATTTGGCATTGGCTGTTGGAGCTCTGTGCCCAAACAAGCAGGCATGCTTTAATTCTCTATCGTTGATTTTTCTCTGCTTTCTATTTCCAGCTTTCAGAGAAAATGCGATCTCTTTTGCTTCTCTCAGGATTGGAAAGATGCGGGAAGAGCTGTAGACTGAGGTGGATAAATTACCTGAGGCCAGGCCTTAAGAGAGGAAACTTCTCACCGCAGGAGGAGGATTTGATCGTGAGCCTGCATGAGATTTTAGGCAACAGGTTCGAGTCAATCCAAAAGACTGTCACCCACAGCTGCATTTATCTATTGGACACCACAAGTCAAGTCTCCAAAACTTAACTTGGTCTTGTGTTGCAGGTGGTCTCAAATTGCAGCACAATTGCCAGGGCGAACAGACAATGAGATCAAGAACTTGTGGAATTCAAGCCTAAAGAAGAAGCTCAAGCAGAGGGGGATCAACCCGATCGCCCACAAGCAGTTAAGGGAGACAGGAGCACAAGAAGAGATGCCGAGGCCCGACGTGAAGCCCATCTTCGATCCCTTCCCCTCATCTGAATACCAAGCAGCTATGGATCCAATTGGGACCAATGCAAACTTCTACCACCAACTCCAACAAACTTACAGACCTCTAGAGCTGAATGAATTCATGGCGAAATTTGATGACAGTTTGGTTTCAAGTTCGAACTCAGGGTACTGGAATTATGGTGAAGCATTATACGTTTCAGACACTCATGCCATCCAAGAGAGTTTGAACAGTGGTATCAATTGGAACTGCAATAGAGCTGCTCAGATGAGCAGCATGCTAGGAAACGAGGTCCTGAATTGGtcttcttttgagattaagttggAATCACCACTTCAGACAGAGATCAAAACATATGAGCAGAGGCTGAATCCATGTCAAGGACTTCAACGTGTGGAGAGTTCAGAAGAATTCAGTAGCTGCCTAACGACATCGCTGTCGCGAGATCTATCTGATGCATGCCTTGATGTTTCTCAAGATGAACTGGCTTGTGAACTGAATCGGGATTTTCCTAGTTTTTGACACTCCCTTCCCCTCCCCTCATCGGTCATAGATGTCGATAGAAGAACGTATGGAGAACAACTGGTGGAGAACTTTATGGGTCACAAAAATTGTACGAATGGTGTATTTACAGAGGTGTGTGATTTCAAAAGCATTGTTATTTTGTAATAAGTGGGTGTGCTAGCTGGGTTTGCTGAAAGTGCACCCTCTCGTCCTTTTTTGTCACATACTTTTTGTTGAAATAAAAGGCTACGTGGATTGATATATTAACATCatcataatacaatatttaacGTTATAATGTTGTAGTTGTTGCTGCCGCTTCTGTTAATATGATCACAGTATCCACATAATCATTTAAGCGTTGCTGTCAAGCTACCATACAATCATACTACTAACAAAAACACTAATaaattgtataaaatattattgaaTATAACAGGTAACAATAGATAGCCCGTCTTAGCAAATATAATGTTTATGTGGCATCATACTAGtagcaacaacaacaacacgcacataagaacatgagagagagagagagagagagagacggcgTGATGTTTTTGtgtattatttctttttttacacTCATGGCGTACATCACATGTGATGAACGAGGAACAGGAAGAAGATGATTgtgtaatattttttatttatttatgccgCATAAGATTAGATACCCTCTTTCTTTAGTAAAatacattgtttttttttgaaaaaaaaaagtggtggAATGCCAGTTCTGAGGTTCAAACCCCCAACCTCTTCAAATGTCGTTAACATAAGATGCATTATTTTAGTCTATACTCTCTAAATATGGAGataaaaatttggaaaaaaaacagagagaaaaggaaaggTATATTTTTTCTGAGGTGGAGGTTTATTTTGATAGTTTTCCCTCCACCAAGTGTGCGCATAACATGTTCCCCAACCTAGTATGTAGAATTTGGCTCTAATTTgtgaaatatatattttcttcaTGGAAAAGTAAATATATCTCATTAAATATTAAGTAtgttttcttctaattttcCATCACGCAACTAACTAAGCTAAAGTTAGAAGATTCACCTTAGATTGATAATAGACCAGCAATATTTAACCGGTACAGATATTAGGGCAATTCTACAAAGTGCGAACTATGCGGTGTAACATCATTTTTCTAATGATGTTTGTTTGAATTTTACAGCAAATCATGATGTGAGAACTCGTACGATGTATGTGGGTCCTACATCAACTATGCATTAAATAAATCTTGGATACTCAGGGCCAAAAATCTAAATAGCATTTTCCGACTAATTTTTTTGAATGAGATCTTGTAACATATGCAATGCAAACTATGCAGCAATTTTACATCTCCAATCTGTCCATAAATCATGTAGGTTAATGGGGCAACCCCCCATGTTCATGCGGATCTTAGGTGGTCCAAAGTACTACGAGTGAATGggcaaagattaaaaaaaaaaaaaaaaaacatcattaGAATTTTACCTATTAAATGCGATGGCAGTTACTTGGACCTCCATTACAATTCAAACGAACATGAGAGGTTGGCCCACTACCCTGCATGATTTATGGACGGATTGGAGGTGCAAAAAGTTTCAACCCTCAACGTGGAGGGTCTAGGAAAGGAACTCTAGGGCCTTCCTCGGAAATTCCGGTTCCTTAACTCAATTCTGCAGAAAACTCTCCATACATTTCATAATTGGGAACACTTGTGGTCAGCGAAAATCCTAGACAGCCATGAAAAAATATGGAGAAGCTTAGCGTCCCTGGTGCACCCCTCTTCATCAACCCGGCCGATCCAGACTTTCAGTTTGAGCAGAAATCAAACTACTGCCTGCTCTGCCCGCCCATGATTCAAGCTTCGATGGAAGTCTGAAATCTGGTTGGCAGGACTAGAATCTGATCTGTTTCCTTTCTGTTCTGTTTATTCGGAGAGCACGGTATAAAGCCTGGCTGGTACACAAATTCTTTCCAGCATCAATAAAACCGGGCGTCATCGCTGCCACTCTTacttccagaaaaaaaaaaaaaaaagcatcattAGAATTATATTTCTGCCACCTTAGAAGGTGCAAACCACAACAAGAATTGGCGGACAGCCATCTTTTCGCTTATAAGAAAAAAGGAGATAGATACCCAGGAAACAATGGACACATCAATTCAAACAGGTGTTAATTCATGTAATCAGGGTTAGCAATTCAAACAAGGGATACATTCTACCGGCAATTGGCAGTGCTGAGACCATGACCTCATAGCAGACCGCAGAAAGCTACTTCGAAGGTGGGGACATCGAGGAAACATTTGCCAGTCCGGTAAAAGATGCATGGCCCGTTTCCAAACGAATTGATTTAATGGATAAGCAGGAACATATCCATAACCCAAATGAATAATGTTTGGGTC
Coding sequences within it:
- the LOC103711583 gene encoding transcription factor MYB61-like, which gives rise to MGRHPCCAKQKVRKGLWSPEEDEKLYNHITRFGIGCWSSVPKQAGLERCGKSCRLRWINYLRPGLKRGNFSPQEEDLIVSLHEILGNRWSQIAAQLPGRTDNEIKNLWNSSLKKKLKQRGINPIAHKQLRETGAQEEMPRPDVKPIFDPFPSSEYQAAMDPIGTNANFYHQLQQTYRPLELNEFMAKFDDSLVSSSNSGYWNYGEALYVSDTHAIQESLNSGINWNCNRAAQMSSMLGNEVLNWSSFEIKLESPLQTEIKTYEQRLNPCQGLQRVESSEEFSSCLTTSLSRDLSDACLDVSQDELACELNRDFPSF